The Bernardetia litoralis DSM 6794 genome includes a window with the following:
- the pyk gene encoding pyruvate kinase has translation MKFSFNKTKVIATVGPASSTREQLLELMVAGVDVFRLNFSHGSYEDHKKVLDTIRELNHKFEFNVCILQDLQGPKIRVGDIEGGQLELVNGAKIRITTDKGVIGTKERISCAYEDFVRDVKIGEPILMDDGKLELVVSEKDKNDVIAKVIVGGTLKPRKGINLPSTQISAPSMTEKDLKDVMFGIENDVEWIALSFVRNASDMMRLKEIITKHGSRMRTIAKIERPEAVTNIDSIIEEADALMVARGDLGVEINAEEVPVVQKRIVRKCNEAAKPVIIATQMMESMIENPRPTRAETNDVANAVMDGADALMLSGETAVGKYPVEVIKSMVKTISSIEVNVDSVYHHYYPIPTSVVDYTSKSVITTACRLAQNVHAKALISMTQSGYTAFQLASHRPKAGIFIFTSNNNLLTTLNLVWGVRGYYYDKFVSTDQTFRDTQEILFEKGHIQKGDLFVNTASMPIDEKQRTNVLKLSKME, from the coding sequence ATGAAATTTAGCTTCAATAAAACAAAAGTAATTGCAACAGTAGGCCCTGCCTCTTCTACCCGTGAACAACTTTTAGAACTCATGGTAGCAGGAGTAGATGTTTTTCGCCTCAATTTTTCGCATGGCTCTTATGAAGACCACAAAAAAGTATTGGATACAATCAGAGAACTTAATCACAAATTTGAATTTAATGTTTGTATTTTACAAGATTTACAAGGTCCAAAAATTCGTGTTGGAGATATTGAAGGAGGGCAGTTAGAGCTTGTAAATGGTGCAAAAATTCGTATAACAACTGATAAAGGAGTTATAGGAACAAAAGAACGAATTAGTTGTGCGTATGAGGATTTTGTAAGAGATGTGAAAATTGGAGAGCCTATTTTGATGGATGATGGCAAACTAGAACTTGTTGTTTCTGAAAAAGATAAAAATGATGTAATAGCAAAAGTAATTGTAGGAGGAACTTTAAAGCCAAGAAAAGGAATAAATCTTCCAAGTACACAAATTTCTGCGCCAAGCATGACAGAAAAAGATTTGAAAGATGTAATGTTTGGAATTGAAAATGATGTAGAATGGATAGCTCTTTCTTTTGTGCGTAATGCTAGTGATATGATGCGTTTGAAGGAAATTATTACAAAACATGGCAGCAGAATGAGAACAATTGCCAAAATAGAACGCCCAGAAGCTGTTACAAATATTGATAGTATTATCGAAGAAGCTGATGCGCTGATGGTTGCTCGTGGTGATTTGGGAGTAGAAATAAATGCTGAAGAAGTGCCAGTAGTTCAAAAACGAATTGTTAGAAAATGTAATGAAGCTGCCAAACCTGTTATTATTGCTACGCAGATGATGGAATCAATGATAGAAAATCCTCGTCCTACTCGTGCAGAAACAAATGATGTTGCTAATGCAGTGATGGATGGAGCAGATGCGTTGATGCTTAGTGGAGAAACAGCAGTCGGGAAATATCCAGTTGAGGTAATTAAAAGTATGGTCAAAACGATTAGCTCTATTGAAGTAAATGTAGACTCAGTTTATCATCATTATTATCCAATTCCTACTTCAGTGGTAGATTATACTAGCAAAAGTGTAATCACGACAGCTTGTAGATTGGCTCAGAATGTTCATGCAAAAGCACTTATTTCAATGACTCAGTCAGGTTATACGGCTTTTCAGTTGGCTAGTCATCGTCCAAAAGCAGGTATTTTTATTTTTACATCAAATAATAATTTATTGACAACTCTAAATTTAGTTTGGGGAGTTCGTGGTTATTATTATGATAAATTTGTTTCAACAGACCAAACATTCAGAGATACACAAGAGATTTTATTCGAAAAAGGACATATTCAAAAAGGAGATTTATTTGTAAATACTGCTAGCATGCCAATTGACGAAAAGCAGCGTACTAATGTTTTGAAACTCAGTAAAATGGAATAA
- a CDS encoding DUF423 domain-containing protein has product MKNNFIFLGAILGALAVGIGAFGAHALKDWLISIGQVETFQTASKYHFYHVFSIILIGILIKIKENNSEKSSKLLAWAGNLHLLGILFFSGSLYILCLTGTKWLGAITPIGGVLLIVGWVFLAFSFLNKK; this is encoded by the coding sequence ATGAAAAATAACTTTATATTTTTGGGTGCAATTTTAGGAGCTTTAGCAGTTGGAATTGGAGCTTTTGGGGCGCATGCTTTAAAAGATTGGCTTATTTCTATTGGTCAAGTAGAAACATTTCAGACTGCTTCTAAATATCATTTTTATCATGTTTTCTCTATTATTTTAATAGGAATTTTGATAAAAATAAAAGAAAATAATTCAGAAAAATCATCCAAATTATTAGCTTGGGCAGGAAATTTACACCTTCTTGGAATACTCTTTTTTTCAGGTTCACTTTATATACTTTGCCTCACTGGTACAAAATGGTTAGGTGCAATTACTCCAATTGGTGGTGTTTTATTAATTGTTGGTTGGGTATTTTTAGCTTTTTCTTTTTTGAATAAGAAGTAA
- a CDS encoding type ISP restriction/modification enzyme, protein MTLEEYISKINQRFQLGNSTEHTFRGDLQTLLESIVPKVSATNEPKRIACGAPDFVLTKKDIPIGFIEAKNIGDKDLEGKKKTGNKSQFDRYKNSLGNLAFTDYLDFHFYEDKKFIKSIAIGKIENGQIEPIRENFESFTRHINDFCIYEGQTIKSPKKLAEMMAAKAQMLADVIENSLDSDEKEREDSSLKEQFEAFKQILIKDISHKAFADVYAQTIAYGMFAARLHDNSPNTFTRKKAAELIPKSNPFLRKLFQYIAGFDLDERLVWIVDSLSDIFVYSNVEATLKEYGRETQTEDALIHFYETFLAEYDPKLRKARGVWYTPKPVVNFIVRAVDDILKTEFNLPKGLIDSSKTKIKISEKGNLVEKEVHKVQILDPATGTGTFLAETVEHIYKQFQNQKGVWNSYVENDLLPRLNGFELLMASYAMAHLKLDFLLKETGFKPTKEERFRVFLTNSLEEGSTELESSFANWLSTEANEANKIKKDTPIMVILGNPPYAVSSSNKSNWIQNLIADYKKDLKERKINLDDDYIKFIRFGQHFIDKNESGVLAYISNNSFIDGITHRQMRKHLLKSFDKIYVLDLHGNAKKKEVCPDGSPDKNVFDIMQGVSINIFVKTGKKKKDELGQILHYDLQGKREFKYNFLEENNLNSLKWNKLKFTKPYYFFTPKDFSNKTEYNKGLKINELFIEGVAGIETIRDAITIHFTSNELSKVINDFATLETDKIAIKYKTKDSRDWKIQRAKEDVEKHIDKSEAYQNIAYRPFDKRKTFYTGKQNGFVCNGRYNVMKHLLRENLGCIIKRGFNEENAAPVFLTKFIVDRRGWSRPGMQGAETIYPLYTYNTINSKIEKDEKIKDLEFRDEENQLLLEGNIKLFQKIEKMYKSVSNPSAEISKEYSFLNKHVKKLKENATKIREELNQYKNNSLFGEQEEEPRKPNLKKEIVAQIAQKLGLVFTVEKTKKKGTFAPIDILDYIYAVLHSPKYREKYKEFLKIDFPRVPYPADAKTFWKLVDLGGQIRQIHLLESDVVNNFITSYPVEGKNEVEQRPNFNLDKKTQLGKVYINENQYFDNVPATAWEFYIGGYQPAQKWLKDRKGRELSFEEINHYQKIIVALSETDKLMKKIDIILN, encoded by the coding sequence ATGACTTTAGAAGAATACATCAGCAAAATCAATCAGCGTTTTCAGTTAGGAAACTCTACTGAACATACATTTAGAGGAGATTTACAAACACTTTTAGAAAGTATTGTTCCTAAAGTATCGGCTACCAATGAGCCTAAACGTATTGCCTGTGGTGCGCCTGACTTTGTTCTGACTAAAAAGGATATTCCTATCGGATTTATTGAAGCCAAAAATATTGGAGATAAAGACCTTGAAGGAAAAAAGAAAACTGGCAATAAATCCCAATTTGATAGATATAAAAACTCACTTGGTAATCTTGCTTTTACTGATTATTTGGATTTTCATTTTTACGAAGACAAGAAATTTATCAAGAGCATTGCTATTGGTAAAATAGAAAATGGACAGATAGAACCCATTAGAGAGAATTTTGAGAGCTTCACAAGGCATATCAACGATTTTTGTATCTATGAAGGACAAACTATAAAAAGTCCGAAAAAACTAGCCGAAATGATGGCTGCAAAGGCGCAAATGTTAGCTGATGTAATAGAAAACTCGCTTGATTCTGATGAAAAAGAACGTGAGGATTCTTCTCTAAAAGAGCAGTTTGAAGCCTTCAAACAAATCTTGATAAAAGATATTTCACACAAAGCCTTTGCTGATGTCTATGCCCAAACAATAGCCTATGGAATGTTTGCTGCAAGACTGCATGATAATTCGCCTAATACATTTACAAGAAAAAAAGCAGCTGAATTAATTCCTAAATCAAATCCTTTTTTACGTAAATTATTCCAATACATAGCAGGTTTTGATTTAGATGAGCGTTTGGTTTGGATTGTAGATAGTCTTTCGGATATTTTTGTGTATTCTAATGTAGAAGCTACTTTAAAGGAATACGGAAGAGAAACACAAACAGAAGATGCCCTAATCCACTTCTACGAAACTTTTTTGGCAGAATATGACCCAAAACTAAGGAAAGCTAGAGGAGTTTGGTACACACCTAAACCAGTAGTTAATTTTATAGTTCGTGCCGTTGATGATATACTCAAAACTGAATTTAATCTACCTAAAGGACTGATAGACAGCAGTAAGACCAAAATAAAAATAAGCGAAAAAGGAAATTTAGTAGAAAAAGAAGTCCATAAAGTACAAATTCTTGACCCAGCCACAGGAACAGGAACATTTTTAGCCGAAACAGTAGAACACATTTACAAACAATTCCAAAATCAAAAAGGAGTTTGGAATAGCTATGTAGAAAATGACCTTTTACCTCGCTTGAATGGCTTTGAGCTACTGATGGCTTCGTATGCAATGGCGCATCTAAAACTAGACTTTCTACTCAAAGAAACAGGTTTTAAACCCACAAAAGAAGAACGTTTTAGAGTATTTTTGACAAATTCTTTAGAAGAAGGAAGTACAGAACTAGAAAGCAGTTTTGCAAATTGGCTTAGTACAGAAGCAAATGAAGCTAATAAAATCAAAAAAGACACACCTATAATGGTTATTTTGGGTAATCCTCCCTATGCAGTCAGTAGCTCCAATAAAAGTAATTGGATTCAAAACCTTATCGCAGACTACAAAAAGGATTTGAAAGAACGAAAAATTAACCTTGATGATGATTATATCAAGTTTATTCGTTTTGGACAGCATTTTATTGATAAAAATGAAAGTGGCGTTTTAGCTTATATTTCTAATAATAGCTTTATTGACGGAATTACGCACCGTCAAATGAGAAAACATTTATTAAAAAGTTTTGATAAAATCTATGTTTTGGATTTACATGGAAATGCTAAAAAGAAAGAAGTATGCCCAGATGGAAGTCCAGATAAGAATGTTTTTGATATTATGCAAGGGGTAAGTATCAACATTTTTGTCAAAACAGGAAAAAAGAAAAAAGATGAATTAGGGCAGATTTTACATTATGATTTGCAAGGAAAAAGAGAGTTTAAATATAATTTTTTAGAAGAAAATAATCTTAATTCTTTGAAATGGAATAAATTAAAATTTACAAAACCTTATTACTTTTTTACTCCAAAAGATTTTAGTAATAAAACAGAATACAATAAGGGACTTAAAATAAATGAATTATTTATAGAGGGAGTAGCAGGAATTGAAACAATCAGAGATGCTATAACTATACATTTTACTAGTAATGAGTTAAGTAAAGTAATAAATGATTTTGCTACTTTAGAAACTGACAAAATTGCTATTAAGTATAAAACTAAAGACTCTAGGGATTGGAAAATTCAAAGAGCAAAAGAAGATGTAGAAAAACATATAGATAAGTCAGAGGCATACCAAAATATTGCTTACCGTCCTTTTGATAAGCGAAAAACTTTTTATACAGGAAAACAAAATGGATTTGTATGTAATGGCAGATATAACGTAATGAAACATTTACTTAGAGAAAATTTAGGATGTATTATTAAAAGAGGGTTTAATGAAGAAAATGCAGCTCCTGTCTTTCTAACTAAATTTATTGTTGATAGAAGAGGTTGGTCAAGACCTGGAATGCAAGGAGCAGAAACTATATATCCATTATATACATATAATACCATCAATTCAAAAATAGAAAAAGATGAAAAAATAAAAGATTTAGAATTTCGTGATGAAGAAAATCAGTTATTACTGGAAGGGAACATAAAACTATTTCAAAAAATAGAAAAAATGTACAAGTCTGTATCTAATCCTAGTGCAGAAATAAGTAAAGAATATTCATTTTTAAATAAACATGTTAAGAAATTAAAGGAAAATGCTACCAAAATAAGAGAAGAGTTAAATCAATATAAAAATAATTCTCTTTTTGGAGAACAAGAAGAAGAACCAAGAAAACCGAATCTAAAAAAGGAAATAGTAGCTCAAATAGCCCAAAAATTAGGTTTAGTGTTTACGGTGGAGAAAACAAAAAAGAAAGGAACATTTGCGCCTATTGATATTTTGGATTATATCTATGCTGTTCTTCATTCGCCAAAATACAGAGAAAAATATAAGGAATTTTTGAAGATAGATTTTCCTAGAGTTCCTTATCCTGCTGATGCAAAAACCTTTTGGAAATTGGTTGATTTAGGAGGTCAGATAAGACAAATTCATTTATTGGAAAGTGATGTAGTAAATAATTTTATTACTTCTTATCCAGTAGAAGGCAAAAATGAAGTAGAACAACGCCCAAATTTCAATCTTGATAAGAAAACACAATTAGGAAAGGTTTATATCAATGAAAATCAATATTTTGATAATGTTCCTGCTACGGCTTGGGAGTTTTACATTGGAGGTTATCAACCTGCTCAAAAGTGGCTCAAAGATAGAAAAGGCAGAGAATTATCTTTTGAAGAAATCAACCACTATCAAAAAATTATTGTCGCTTTATCTGAAACAGATAAGTTGATGAAGAAAATTGATATTATTTTAAATTAG
- a CDS encoding nucleotidyltransferase domain-containing protein, whose translation MELEKNIKILYACESGSRAWGFGSPDSDYDVRFFFIHQKEKYLSVSSPLDSIDRFFDNDVDLSAWEIKKALGLLLKSNATPFEWLQSPILYRKNDKTEKFRNEFWELSKKYFSAKTLIFHYLGIAKGMLSKIENNQISIKKYFYILRPVLAAYYIKTKNEAAPMEFKFLVENLDNQAIKEAIKNLWKEKLIAKEGDKIEIPAFIHSFIKTQISECGLYASNLKREEKNSEPLNEFFRNLL comes from the coding sequence ATAGAATTAGAAAAAAATATCAAAATTCTATATGCTTGTGAAAGTGGAAGCCGTGCGTGGGGTTTTGGCTCACCTGATAGCGATTATGATGTTCGTTTTTTCTTTATCCATCAAAAAGAAAAATATTTATCTGTTAGTTCTCCTTTAGATTCTATTGATAGATTTTTTGATAATGATGTTGATTTGTCTGCTTGGGAAATTAAAAAGGCATTAGGACTTTTGCTAAAATCAAATGCAACTCCTTTTGAATGGCTTCAATCGCCAATTTTGTACAGAAAAAATGATAAAACAGAAAAATTTAGAAATGAGTTTTGGGAGCTTTCAAAAAAATATTTTTCTGCCAAAACGCTTATTTTTCATTATCTAGGAATTGCAAAAGGAATGCTTTCCAAAATAGAAAATAATCAAATCTCTATTAAAAAATATTTCTATATTTTGCGTCCTGTTTTGGCAGCTTATTATATCAAAACAAAAAATGAAGCTGCACCAATGGAATTTAAGTTTTTAGTTGAAAATTTAGATAACCAAGCTATAAAAGAAGCTATCAAAAACCTTTGGAAAGAAAAATTAATAGCAAAAGAAGGCGACAAAATAGAAATTCCTGCTTTTATTCATTCTTTTATCAAAACTCAAATTTCAGAATGTGGATTGTATGCAAGCAATTTGAAACGAGAAGAAAAAAATAGTGAACCTTTGAATGAATTTTTTAGAAATTTACTATAA
- a CDS encoding winged helix-turn-helix transcriptional regulator has protein sequence MINKKQHCPLNYTMNLIGTKWKPLILFHLLEGELRSGELQKQIPSISNKMFTQTVRELEKDGLIYRKVFPVSPPKVEYKLSKRGKSLENILRNLDKWGMEDNKNTITD, from the coding sequence ATGATTAACAAAAAACAACATTGCCCTCTCAATTATACAATGAATCTTATCGGAACAAAATGGAAACCTTTAATTTTATTTCATCTACTAGAAGGAGAATTACGTTCAGGAGAGTTACAAAAACAAATTCCAAGTATTTCAAATAAAATGTTTACTCAAACAGTTAGAGAATTAGAAAAAGATGGACTTATTTATAGAAAAGTTTTTCCTGTGTCTCCTCCTAAAGTAGAATATAAATTGAGCAAAAGAGGAAAGTCCTTAGAAAATATTTTGAGAAATTTGGATAAATGGGGTATGGAAGATAATAAAAATACTATAACTGATTAG
- a CDS encoding VOC family protein, with protein MKNQDYPKSFSHVGITVPNIKEAVKFYSEVMGWYIIMESSQIKKEKETAIGQMCIDVFGEDWEEFEIAHLATSDGIGVELFSFPHGVKEAPEFNPFNTGLFHFCIQDPNIEELIDKIVSYGGKKRMPIREYYPNDKLYKMCYVEDPFGIVFEIYTHSYELTYSSGAYTK; from the coding sequence ATGAAAAATCAAGATTATCCAAAATCATTTTCTCATGTCGGAATTACAGTGCCAAATATTAAAGAAGCTGTAAAGTTTTATTCAGAGGTAATGGGCTGGTATATTATTATGGAGTCTTCTCAAATCAAAAAAGAAAAAGAAACTGCTATTGGGCAGATGTGTATTGATGTTTTTGGAGAAGATTGGGAAGAATTTGAAATTGCACATTTAGCTACTTCTGATGGAATTGGAGTAGAGCTATTTTCATTTCCTCATGGTGTCAAAGAAGCTCCTGAATTTAATCCATTTAATACAGGACTTTTTCATTTTTGCATACAAGATCCAAATATTGAAGAATTGATTGATAAAATTGTATCTTATGGAGGCAAAAAAAGAATGCCAATTAGAGAATATTATCCAAACGATAAACTTTATAAAATGTGTTATGTAGAAGACCCTTTTGGAATTGTTTTCGAAATATATACTCATAGTTATGAGCTTACCTATTCGTCGGGTGCATATACCAAATAA
- a CDS encoding geranylgeranylglyceryl/heptaprenylglyceryl phosphate synthase has protein sequence MNVYPQILEAALKGQKMLAVLIDPDRIDPKKTALLAAQAAHYGISFFMVGGSLLTEGEVSQTIKLIKSHAKLPVVLFPGNHSHLAPEADSLFLLSLISGRNPEYLIGQHVAAAPRLRKMDLEVIPTGYMLVLCDNLTTVAYVSQTLPIPYEKAEVAANTALAGEYLGMRLAYLDGGSGAAKPISPRMIRTVKQSINIPLIIGGGIRTPEALHMAFAAGADVVVVGTRLEEEPSLISDFAAVLHQFNKKK, from the coding sequence ATGAATGTATATCCTCAAATTTTAGAAGCAGCTCTCAAAGGTCAAAAAATGCTGGCTGTTTTGATAGACCCTGACCGTATAGACCCAAAAAAAACAGCTCTTTTGGCTGCACAAGCTGCTCATTATGGAATTTCTTTTTTTATGGTTGGAGGAAGTCTTTTGACAGAAGGTGAAGTTTCTCAAACTATAAAATTAATAAAATCTCATGCAAAACTACCTGTGGTTTTGTTCCCTGGAAACCATTCTCATCTTGCTCCTGAAGCTGATAGTTTATTTTTACTTTCACTTATTTCGGGTAGAAATCCAGAATATTTGATTGGACAACATGTAGCAGCAGCTCCACGCCTTCGAAAAATGGATTTGGAAGTAATTCCGACAGGTTATATGTTGGTTTTGTGTGATAATCTGACAACCGTTGCTTATGTTAGTCAAACTTTGCCTATTCCCTATGAAAAAGCAGAAGTAGCAGCTAATACAGCTCTTGCAGGAGAATATTTGGGAATGCGTTTGGCTTATTTAGATGGTGGAAGTGGTGCAGCCAAGCCAATTTCTCCAAGAATGATTCGAACAGTAAAACAAAGTATAAATATTCCTTTAATTATTGGTGGTGGAATCAGAACACCTGAAGCTCTTCACATGGCTTTTGCTGCTGGTGCTGATGTAGTTGTAGTGGGAACACGTTTGGAAGAAGAGCCTTCATTAATTTCAGATTTTGCAGCCGTTTTACATCAATTTAATAAAAAGAAATAA
- a CDS encoding PH domain-containing protein: MFKKFASEALGLSDIGKIIPPKDYDKVESDDYILHEDNEKIFFLIKSKQDEYCFTNRALIHVDGTSAISKKRTLKRYEYYKYPISSVLLETAGTIDLDVEIKFKLGEKASSSSISKSGSSNGGAAFSIDVDKNQLEQLKDLYKALYAMSLIESSNYSSYSGAYDTINKAIQVVSSNRSNESNQAEELEKVTNYIGKFLDDAKEKYVKKDYSDVFLKYINN; the protein is encoded by the coding sequence ATGTTCAAAAAATTTGCTTCTGAAGCTCTCGGTCTTAGTGATATTGGAAAAATTATTCCACCAAAAGATTATGATAAAGTAGAGTCTGATGATTATATTCTACACGAAGACAATGAAAAAATATTTTTTTTAATCAAATCCAAACAAGACGAATATTGTTTTACGAATCGTGCCTTAATTCACGTTGATGGAACAAGCGCAATCAGCAAAAAACGAACATTAAAAAGATATGAATATTATAAATATCCAATTTCATCTGTTTTGTTAGAAACAGCAGGAACAATAGATTTGGATGTAGAAATTAAATTCAAATTAGGAGAAAAAGCAAGTTCATCTTCAATTTCAAAATCGGGTTCTTCTAATGGAGGAGCAGCTTTTTCTATTGATGTAGATAAGAATCAATTAGAACAACTAAAAGATTTGTATAAAGCACTTTATGCAATGTCATTAATTGAAAGTAGTAATTATTCTAGTTATAGTGGAGCTTATGACACAATTAACAAAGCAATTCAAGTAGTTTCAAGCAATAGAAGCAACGAATCAAACCAAGCTGAAGAACTAGAAAAAGTAACAAATTATATTGGTAAATTTCTTGATGATGCAAAAGAAAAATATGTCAAAAAAGATTATTCTGATGTGTTTTTAAAGTATATCAATAATTAA
- a CDS encoding inositol monophosphatase family protein: MISSPDSTFTNKTMLDLPFLRKEVSELSEKVAEFIYKEAQDFDKDDIEVKSFNSLVSYVDKEAEKKIVERLRELLPQAGIIAEEGTGTPKEEGFNWIIDPLDGTTNFVHGIPVYSISIALAFTEKKEGKTKTELLVGVVYEVSRKECFAAHQNGGATLNGKKITVSGENELGKSLIATGFPYEDFDRIEDYLFMMGKMMKAAHGLRRLGSAAVDLSYVAAGRFEGYFEYNLNSWDVAAGALLVKEAGGIVSDFEGNEIVENYIFGRQIIAATQIHSQILKLVKDVFLKK; encoded by the coding sequence ATGATTTCTTCGCCAGATTCTACTTTTACAAACAAAACGATGCTTGATTTACCTTTTTTAAGGAAAGAAGTAAGTGAGTTGTCTGAAAAAGTAGCCGAATTTATTTATAAAGAAGCACAAGATTTTGATAAAGATGATATTGAAGTCAAAAGTTTTAATAGTTTGGTTTCTTATGTTGATAAAGAAGCCGAAAAAAAAATAGTAGAACGCCTTAGAGAGCTTTTGCCTCAAGCTGGAATTATTGCAGAAGAAGGAACAGGAACACCAAAAGAAGAAGGATTTAATTGGATAATTGACCCTTTGGATGGCACAACTAATTTTGTACACGGAATTCCTGTCTATTCAATTAGCATTGCTCTTGCTTTTACTGAAAAAAAGGAAGGCAAGACAAAAACAGAACTTTTGGTAGGAGTTGTTTATGAAGTGAGCCGAAAGGAATGTTTTGCTGCACATCAAAATGGAGGCGCAACCTTAAATGGAAAAAAAATAACTGTTTCTGGAGAAAATGAATTAGGAAAGTCATTAATAGCAACAGGATTTCCGTATGAAGATTTTGATAGAATTGAAGATTATCTTTTTATGATGGGTAAAATGATGAAAGCAGCACACGGACTTAGAAGGCTTGGTTCGGCAGCAGTAGATTTATCGTATGTAGCAGCAGGGCGTTTTGAAGGATATTTTGAGTACAATTTGAATTCTTGGGATGTAGCAGCAGGTGCGCTTTTAGTTAAAGAAGCTGGAGGAATTGTAAGTGATTTTGAAGGAAATGAAATTGTAGAAAATTATATTTTTGGAAGGCAAATTATTGCAGCTACACAAATACATTCACAAATTTTAAAACTGGTAAAAGATGTTTTTTTGAAGAAATAA
- the dinD gene encoding DNA damage-inducible protein D yields MDNQNITLLKSAFENAVLKDGNDNEVWSARTLQTLLKYSKWENFERTIAKAQTACINSEQDVNFHFLRKDKKVKTGVSSRMKMDYLLSRYACYLIAQNGDSRKQEVAFAQTYFALQTRKAELIEEEIQSRERLRQRRILAKNEFELFQIADERGVSKAGFQRIRNEGDKTLFGGTSPKELKEQNEIPQERNVSDFMPAVTIGSKNLATLFTKFKVGSDQKIRGEDSIKDTHTSSNQTIREAFEKETGIKPEDLPMEEDLKKVRDKLKNEETTLFGFKITLGKKKK; encoded by the coding sequence ATGGATAATCAAAACATAACTCTGCTCAAATCAGCTTTTGAAAATGCTGTGCTCAAAGATGGAAATGACAATGAAGTTTGGTCTGCTAGAACATTACAAACTCTTTTGAAATACTCAAAATGGGAAAATTTTGAACGAACGATTGCAAAAGCACAAACAGCTTGTATAAATAGTGAGCAAGATGTAAATTTTCACTTTTTGAGAAAAGATAAAAAGGTAAAAACGGGAGTTAGTTCTCGTATGAAAATGGATTATTTACTTTCTCGTTATGCGTGTTATTTGATTGCTCAAAATGGGGATTCAAGAAAACAAGAAGTAGCCTTTGCTCAAACTTATTTTGCACTTCAGACCCGAAAAGCAGAACTGATTGAAGAAGAAATACAAAGTAGAGAACGTTTGCGCCAACGCAGAATTTTAGCAAAAAATGAGTTTGAACTTTTTCAGATTGCCGATGAGCGAGGTGTAAGTAAAGCAGGTTTTCAACGTATTAGAAATGAAGGCGACAAAACGCTTTTTGGTGGAACTTCTCCCAAAGAACTAAAAGAGCAAAATGAAATTCCACAAGAAAGAAATGTATCTGATTTTATGCCAGCTGTTACAATTGGGTCAAAAAATTTGGCTACTCTTTTTACAAAATTTAAAGTGGGCAGCGACCAAAAAATTAGAGGAGAAGATTCTATAAAAGATACTCATACAAGTTCTAATCAAACCATTAGAGAGGCATTTGAGAAAGAAACAGGCATAAAACCAGAGGATTTGCCAATGGAAGAAGATCTCAAAAAAGTAAGAGATAAACTCAAAAATGAAGAAACAACTCTTTTTGGTTTTAAGATCACACTTGGTAAAAAGAAAAAGTGA
- a CDS encoding superoxide dismutase: MAFELPKLPYAYNALEPNIDEQTMTIHHTKHHQGYTNNLNAAIEGTDLEGKSIEEILKSVGSASKAVRNNGGGYYNHDLFWKVMSPNGGGEPSGELAEAINKSFGSFAEFKTQFETAAKTQFGSGWAWLIVKADGSLAVTGTPNQDNPLMDIATEKGTPIFGIDVWEHAYYLKYQNKRPDYVGAFWNVANWEQVTENFKKAK, translated from the coding sequence ATGGCATTCGAACTTCCAAAATTGCCTTACGCTTACAACGCTCTTGAACCAAATATCGATGAGCAAACAATGACAATTCACCACACAAAACACCACCAAGGTTATACTAATAACTTAAATGCTGCTATTGAAGGCACAGATTTAGAAGGTAAAAGCATTGAAGAAATTCTTAAAAGTGTAGGTTCTGCTAGTAAAGCTGTTCGCAATAATGGTGGTGGATATTATAACCACGACCTTTTCTGGAAAGTAATGTCACCAAATGGTGGTGGCGAACCTTCTGGAGAATTAGCAGAAGCAATCAATAAATCATTTGGTTCTTTTGCTGAGTTCAAAACTCAATTTGAAACGGCTGCAAAAACTCAATTTGGTTCGGGTTGGGCTTGGCTTATCGTAAAAGCTGATGGTTCTTTGGCTGTTACAGGAACTCCAAATCAAGACAATCCATTGATGGATATTGCTACTGAAAAAGGAACTCCAATTTTTGGAATTGATGTTTGGGAACACGCTTATTACTTAAAATATCAAAACAAACGTCCTGATTATGTTGGTGCATTTTGGAATGTAGCTAATTGGGAACAAGTAACAGAAAACTTCAAAAAAGCTAAATAA